The Pleurodeles waltl isolate 20211129_DDA chromosome 7, aPleWal1.hap1.20221129, whole genome shotgun sequence genome includes a region encoding these proteins:
- the LOC138246725 gene encoding olfactory receptor 1F1-like — translation MVKSNQTFVSQFYILGLSQSSDIQLLIFILFSFMYLMTLLGNIVIITIICIDSHLQKPMYYFLMVLSLLDICLTSVTMPKMLSICSTGDNSISFSACILQYYFCFSFISTEFYLLSVMACDRYVAICIPLRYSALMSNRAVILLAVASWILGFLDTIPHTVLISTLSYCRSNEIDHFFCDHNALLKLSCTDTYFIDLATIGEGMVVVLGPFMLTVTSYMLIISNIVKIPSSTGRQKAFSTCSSHLTAVILFYGTEAAVYMAPTSAASQEKPKIITVLFTIVIPLLNPCIYSLRNKDVKRAVAKSIENILHKIQKM, via the coding sequence ATGGTAAAGTCGAATCAAACTTTTGTCAGTCAATTTTATATTCTTGGTCTGTCACAAAGTTCTGACATACAACTTctaattttcattttgttttccttCATGTACTTAATGACTTTACTTGGAAACATTGTCATAATTACAATCATATGCATTGATTCTCATCTTCAAAAGCCCATGTATTACTTTCTCATGGTCTTGTCCCTCCTTGATATTTGTTTAACATCAGTTACCATGCCAAAAATGCTGTCAATCTGTTCAACGGGTGACAACTCCATCAGTTTCTCAGCATGTATTCTTCAATACTATTTTTGCTTCTCCTTTATAAGCACAGAATTTTATTTGCTTTCAGTCATGGCTTGTGACAGATATGTTGCAATATGCATTCCCCTGCGCTATTCAGCCTTGATGAGTAATAGAGCTGTGATTTTGCTGGCTGTTGCCTCGTGGATACTTGGATTTCTGGACACCATCCCCCACACTGTTTTGATATCAACTTTATCCTACTGTAGATCCAATGAAATTGATCACTTCTTTTGTGATCACAATGCTCTTCTGAAACTCTCTTGCACTGATACATATTTCATAGATCTAGCAACAATTGGAGAAGGTATGGTTGTTGTACTGGGTCCCTTTATGTTAACAGTTACTTCATATATGTTAATTATCTCAAACATTGTGAAAATTCCCTCTTCCACAGGGAGACAAAAGGCTTTCTCCACATGTTCCTCTCACCTGACTGCAGTTATCTTGTTCTATGGAACTGAGGCTGCTGTTTACATGGCACCAACATCGGCAGCATCACAGGAAAAACCTAAGATTATCACTGTGTTGTTCACTATTGTCATTCCACTGTTAAATCCATGTATTTATAGTTTAAGAAATAAAGATGTGAAACGAGCTGTGGCCAAAAGTATAGAGAACATTTTGCATaaaattcagaaaatgtaa